From a single Paenibacillus sp. FSL R5-0345 genomic region:
- a CDS encoding sensor histidine kinase yields MRKWSRFRDRNIREKLLLTYTLLMIVPLVVISIYFYIYAMSVFESRIVKSFQETNQQMVSTADSFVSSMFKSSEQPFYDERLMQILSKDYSAVNYETFEKSMDFRYISDNVFKELMTFNPDIDSILIYPVNNSLIYRRGYDTTFNYNYSPVTEPWYRTIVNNAERPILVGMHEEKQMYAKPRSVLSVGRVLVDVGTYQKLGVLLVNFRMDKLEKLFSGLGDKQDVNQFIVDEKGTVVFSSDPAMIGMKYSQVMEKMKPDDENYYVVHDESNVSGWHFYSIVLRDKLLAEINQIRNFSTLLLLLLIVLGFVTAFYVSGSISNPIRRLNRLMRKVEKGDFDVTAQQDSLDEVGHLSRTFNRMTVEIKDLIEQTKIEEKKKRSAELNALQNQINPHFIYNTLSVIKWMAQAQMANNITETVDDIIKVLSFSTRNTQEFVSIQEEAAFIHSYLELLQLRYFNVFDYEIDVAPDVLECRTLKFMVQPFVENAVFHGFAEDSRQYNLSVRVQRKGSDIQFTISDNGMGISEEQLSRLLQQEMSDGQTMNSIGVGNVSRRLKLHFGEKYGVTINSVKGEGTTVLILIPSLEDSQNHDGTRREGYA; encoded by the coding sequence ATGCGGAAATGGAGTCGGTTTCGGGATCGCAACATACGAGAAAAGCTGTTATTGACCTACACGCTGTTGATGATTGTCCCTCTCGTGGTGATTAGTATTTACTTTTACATTTACGCCATGTCCGTTTTTGAATCTCGTATTGTGAAATCGTTTCAAGAGACCAATCAGCAGATGGTATCCACTGCGGACTCGTTTGTTAGCAGTATGTTCAAATCCTCGGAGCAGCCTTTTTATGATGAAAGGCTTATGCAAATTTTGTCGAAAGATTATTCTGCTGTAAACTACGAGACTTTTGAAAAAAGTATGGATTTCCGTTACATAAGCGATAACGTTTTTAAAGAGTTGATGACATTTAATCCCGATATTGATTCCATTCTCATCTACCCTGTAAACAATTCATTAATCTATCGTAGGGGTTATGATACGACATTCAATTATAATTACAGTCCGGTGACTGAACCGTGGTACCGAACGATTGTGAATAATGCAGAGAGACCCATTCTAGTAGGCATGCATGAGGAAAAACAGATGTATGCCAAGCCCCGCTCTGTGCTATCTGTAGGTCGTGTATTGGTCGATGTGGGTACCTATCAGAAGCTTGGTGTGCTGCTCGTTAATTTCCGTATGGATAAGCTTGAGAAGCTATTCAGCGGACTAGGCGACAAACAGGATGTAAACCAGTTCATCGTGGATGAAAAAGGGACGGTTGTGTTCAGTTCAGATCCGGCCATGATTGGGATGAAATATAGTCAGGTTATGGAAAAAATGAAGCCGGACGATGAGAACTACTATGTTGTTCACGATGAATCCAATGTGTCTGGATGGCACTTCTACAGCATCGTTCTCCGTGACAAACTGCTCGCTGAAATTAACCAAATACGCAATTTTTCTACTCTGCTTCTTCTTTTGTTGATTGTGCTGGGTTTTGTAACAGCTTTCTATGTATCTGGTAGCATCTCCAATCCGATCCGAAGACTCAATCGACTGATGCGAAAGGTAGAGAAGGGGGATTTTGATGTTACCGCTCAGCAGGATAGTCTGGATGAAGTAGGGCATCTGTCGCGTACCTTTAACCGAATGACTGTCGAAATCAAAGATTTGATTGAGCAAACCAAGATTGAAGAGAAGAAGAAGCGGAGTGCAGAACTTAATGCGCTGCAAAATCAAATTAATCCGCATTTCATTTATAATACGCTCTCCGTGATTAAGTGGATGGCGCAAGCTCAAATGGCGAACAACATTACGGAAACAGTAGATGACATAATCAAAGTTCTATCCTTTTCCACACGTAATACTCAGGAGTTTGTTTCTATTCAGGAAGAAGCGGCCTTTATACACAGTTACCTGGAACTGCTGCAGCTCAGGTATTTCAATGTGTTTGATTATGAAATCGATGTTGCGCCGGATGTTCTGGAATGCAGAACGTTAAAATTTATGGTGCAGCCTTTTGTAGAGAATGCGGTGTTTCACGGCTTTGCAGAAGATTCCCGTCAATATAACTTGAGTGTACGTGTGCAGAGGAAAGGCAGCGATATTCAGTTTACGATCTCGGATAACGGGATGGGGATCTCAGAGGAACAGCTAAGTAGGCTCTTGCAACAGGAAATGTCAGACGGTCAAACGATGAATTCCATTGGTGTGGGCAATGTCTCCAGAAGATTGAAGCTTCATTTTGGAGAAAAGTATGGGGTGACTATCAATAGCGTAAAAGGGGAAGGAACTACGGTTCTTATTCTGATCCCTAGCTTGGAGGATTCTCAGAACCACGATGGAACAAGGAGAGAAGGATACGCATGA
- a CDS encoding glycosyl hydrolase family 18 protein, translating into MIFMKKSSRKTFAIAMIAALVLTLFSALGSSAKTANAAEDYKLVGYYASWAAYGRAYNVSDIDPTKMNVINYAFADICWNGIHGNPDPTGPNPVTWSCQNEQAQPINVPNGTIVLGDPWIDTGKSFGDDKWDDPIKGNLKQLWKLKEKNPNLKTLISVGGWTWSNRFSDVAATAATREVFANSAVDFIRKYKMDGVDLDWEYPVSGGLAGNSYRPEDKENYVLLLQKIREKLNAAGQTDGKTYLLTIASGAGPTYVNNNNLAGIASIVDWINIMTYDFNGSWNKTTGHNAPLYYDPAASASGLTEPQNFNIDKAVTSYLANGVPANKLVLGMGFYGRGWGGAPAAGNGQYQLSAGISSTGTWEKGSYDFYDLEANYINKNGYTRYWNNVSKVPYLYNPTNQTYISYDDVESFGHKISYLKSKGLAGAMFWETSGDRNKTLTNKLNADLGGGVVQPTPTPSATPTTTPTPTPTATPTTTPTPTPTVTPTPTATPGQCAAAWNQTAVYTGGQQVSYNGSVYEAKWWTQGDRPDLSGATGVWKFINVCGTATPAPTATVAPTATPTPTATVTPTATPTPTATVAPTATPAPTATVAPTPGSSSWIAGIAYKTGDIVSYNAKTYTCLQPHTSLQGWEPATTPALWKLN; encoded by the coding sequence ATGATATTCATGAAAAAAAGTTCACGCAAAACCTTTGCGATCGCAATGATCGCCGCGCTTGTTCTGACCCTTTTTTCAGCCCTAGGTAGTAGTGCTAAAACGGCCAACGCTGCAGAGGATTATAAACTGGTTGGTTATTACGCTTCTTGGGCCGCTTATGGGCGGGCTTACAATGTATCCGATATTGATCCTACCAAAATGAATGTCATTAACTACGCCTTCGCAGATATTTGTTGGAATGGCATTCACGGCAACCCCGACCCAACTGGCCCAAATCCAGTAACCTGGAGCTGTCAAAATGAACAAGCACAGCCCATTAACGTTCCGAACGGTACAATTGTGCTCGGTGACCCGTGGATTGATACCGGTAAGAGCTTTGGGGATGACAAATGGGATGATCCCATCAAAGGCAACCTGAAGCAGCTGTGGAAGCTGAAAGAAAAGAACCCGAACCTGAAGACGTTGATCTCCGTCGGAGGCTGGACCTGGTCGAACCGATTCTCTGATGTGGCGGCTACGGCTGCAACCCGTGAGGTTTTTGCCAACTCAGCGGTAGACTTCATTCGTAAATATAAAATGGACGGTGTCGATCTCGACTGGGAGTACCCAGTTAGCGGTGGGCTCGCAGGCAACAGCTACCGTCCCGAAGACAAGGAGAACTATGTCCTTCTTCTGCAAAAAATCCGCGAGAAGCTAAATGCTGCCGGTCAGACCGACGGCAAAACCTACCTGTTGACCATTGCTTCCGGCGCAGGCCCGACATACGTGAATAACAATAATCTTGCAGGTATTGCTTCCATTGTCGATTGGATCAATATTATGACCTATGACTTCAACGGAAGCTGGAATAAGACTACAGGTCACAATGCTCCATTGTACTATGATCCTGCCGCTTCTGCATCAGGCCTAACCGAACCGCAAAACTTCAACATCGACAAAGCGGTAACCAGCTATTTAGCTAATGGCGTACCCGCGAACAAGTTAGTGCTTGGCATGGGCTTCTATGGCCGTGGTTGGGGCGGCGCTCCTGCAGCAGGAAATGGCCAATATCAATTGTCTGCTGGCATTTCGTCCACGGGTACATGGGAGAAAGGCAGTTATGATTTCTACGACCTCGAAGCTAATTATATTAACAAAAACGGCTATACCCGTTATTGGAATAATGTTTCTAAAGTGCCCTATCTCTATAATCCAACGAACCAAACCTATATCAGTTATGACGACGTAGAATCCTTTGGCCATAAAATCAGTTATCTCAAATCAAAGGGCCTAGCAGGCGCCATGTTCTGGGAGACAAGCGGTGACAGGAACAAAACGCTGACCAACAAACTAAACGCCGATCTTGGCGGCGGAGTAGTGCAACCGACTCCGACTCCATCGGCTACTCCAACCACTACACCAACGCCAACACCTACGGCTACTCCAACCACCACACCGACACCGACACCGACGGTAACCCCAACGCCGACGGCTACTCCGGGTCAATGTGCAGCGGCATGGAACCAGACAGCTGTATATACTGGCGGTCAGCAAGTTTCTTACAATGGTTCAGTCTATGAAGCTAAATGGTGGACTCAAGGCGATCGTCCCGACCTTAGCGGTGCTACCGGAGTCTGGAAATTCATCAACGTATGCGGGACAGCAACTCCGGCTCCGACGGCAACAGTGGCACCAACCGCAACTCCAACACCAACGGCCACTGTAACACCGACAGCAACTCCAACACCAACTGCAACTGTAGCACCGACAGCAACTCCGGCACCAACCGCAACTGTAGCACCGACCCCTGGGAGTTCTAGCTGGATTGCAGGAATCGCTTACAAAACGGGTGATATCGTTAGCTACAACGCCAAAACGTATACTTGCCTCCAGCCCCATACTTCACTTCAAGGCTGGGAACCGGCGACTACACCCGCACTCTGGAAGCTGAATTAA
- a CDS encoding carbohydrate ABC transporter permease, with translation MGSSSNFVGYLFVAPILILMGIWFYYPLVQSLIYSFQDISFLNPDAAKFIGFGNYAEIVQDKDFWTALSHSLLLTVVAVPLQAIIALVIAVNLNKVMRFKGVFRTLYYMPYITSTIAVTTVFMYLFMQNEGIATQLLTWFGFPDVSWYANVKYALPFLMILTIWTYVGFYMVVYLGGLQTIPNDIYEAGRVDGANGWQQFWKLTVPMLKPVTFLVIMSGIINVMQLFDQPYALARNGSLGSPAGATSTIVTYFYSQAFSFNRSGYGSAAAFIIFALIIALSMLQKRFLKEEI, from the coding sequence TTGGGAAGTTCATCAAATTTCGTAGGCTACTTGTTTGTCGCCCCCATCCTGATCTTGATGGGAATCTGGTTTTATTACCCGCTGGTTCAATCATTAATTTACAGCTTCCAGGACATTAGCTTCCTAAATCCGGATGCGGCAAAATTTATTGGATTCGGAAACTATGCGGAGATTGTCCAGGATAAGGACTTCTGGACGGCCTTGAGCCATTCTTTATTGTTGACAGTAGTAGCGGTACCACTGCAAGCAATCATCGCCTTGGTGATTGCAGTAAACCTGAACAAGGTGATGCGCTTTAAAGGTGTGTTCCGCACGCTGTATTACATGCCTTATATTACCTCAACTATTGCAGTGACGACCGTATTTATGTATCTGTTCATGCAGAATGAAGGGATTGCAACACAATTGCTGACTTGGTTTGGTTTCCCCGACGTTTCTTGGTATGCCAACGTTAAGTATGCACTTCCATTTTTGATGATTCTGACGATTTGGACTTATGTGGGATTCTACATGGTCGTGTACTTGGGGGGATTGCAAACCATTCCAAACGATATTTATGAAGCAGGACGTGTGGACGGAGCAAATGGATGGCAGCAGTTCTGGAAGCTTACGGTACCTATGTTGAAACCAGTGACCTTCCTTGTCATCATGTCCGGGATTATTAACGTCATGCAACTTTTTGACCAGCCTTATGCCTTGGCGAGAAACGGCTCGCTCGGAAGTCCGGCCGGCGCAACGAGCACGATCGTTACTTATTTCTACAGCCAGGCATTCAGCTTCAACCGTTCCGGTTACGGTAGCGCAGCTGCATTTATTATTTTTGCCCTTATTATTGCACTCTCCATGCTTCAAAAACGCTTTCTTAAGGAGGAGATATAG
- a CDS encoding glycoside hydrolase family 65 protein, whose amino-acid sequence MIEYTGLNALDDGWVIAETEFDARFLGKFETIFCQGNGYLGLRAATEESYPGERRNLFVAGAFNRFANQEVTELPNAADMVQLDIRLNGKPFHLEKGKIHSYRRELDLRQGELRRDILWEDENGDQFKMTFLRFVSLQDRHLMGMRVEITPLTKSAEITIRSGINGQMTNSGAQHFIEGERRVFDKEVLQLTATTSESNIEFVHTCVHQMYEGGVRLTTAPAPSMDRRRVSLTYKLKAEVGKCITLDKVASVHTSYDKEWRDRGAAHQALQDTAREYLSKKAEKGFDVLFNENEQAWKSVWAKTNIEIKSSDSFDQLAIRFAQYHLLLMTPAHDSRFSVGAKGLTGEGYKGHVFWDTEIFILPYFLYMNPQTARKLVEYRYHTLNGARTKARDNGYRGAMYPWESAATGEEETPEWGPVDIVTGKPTFIWTGKIEQHITADVAYGVWHYYQATGDQEYMDRYGYEIIFETATFWASRLEWSDKEQKYHICDVIGPDEYKEHVSNNAFTNYMAYWNMTKAIECSRKLMQAQSDVYLTLESKLALTERLKEWEDKSKQIYLPQPDMHSFIIPQDDTYLNKQIIDLKKYRDQEQVASILADYSMTQISEIQVSKQADILVLFYLLEDWFSKETKAANWHYYEPKTLHDSSLSLSTHSMLASDVNELELAYDMFAKAARIDLGTNMHSCDEGIHSASIGGIWKTAIMGFGGVRSWEGSLRLNSKLPQAWERLSFPLAWQGERLQVTVTRSKLEVERLTSGFGELTLLIHGREYVLKDRIVTDMKEAERSE is encoded by the coding sequence GTGATTGAATATACAGGATTGAATGCGCTCGATGACGGATGGGTGATTGCGGAAACAGAGTTTGATGCTAGATTTTTAGGGAAGTTTGAAACAATTTTTTGTCAGGGTAACGGATATCTTGGTCTAAGAGCTGCTACAGAGGAGTCCTATCCGGGTGAACGCCGCAACTTGTTTGTTGCAGGAGCGTTTAACCGCTTTGCCAATCAGGAGGTTACTGAGCTTCCGAATGCCGCAGATATGGTGCAGCTCGATATCCGTCTGAACGGTAAACCATTTCATTTAGAAAAAGGGAAAATTCACAGCTACCGTCGGGAGCTGGATTTACGGCAAGGAGAGCTTCGGCGTGACATCCTCTGGGAGGACGAGAACGGCGATCAGTTTAAGATGACTTTCTTGCGGTTCGTATCGCTACAGGACCGGCATCTAATGGGTATGCGGGTGGAAATCACCCCGCTGACGAAATCCGCGGAAATTACAATTCGTTCCGGTATCAACGGGCAGATGACAAATTCGGGCGCACAGCATTTTATAGAAGGTGAGCGGAGGGTGTTTGATAAAGAGGTGCTCCAGCTTACCGCAACGACATCGGAGTCGAATATTGAATTTGTACATACGTGTGTCCATCAGATGTATGAGGGGGGCGTACGTCTTACAACTGCGCCAGCTCCGAGCATGGATCGCAGAAGAGTTTCACTGACTTACAAGCTTAAAGCGGAAGTAGGCAAGTGCATTACGCTGGATAAAGTGGCTTCGGTGCATACGAGTTATGATAAGGAGTGGAGAGATCGGGGGGCCGCGCATCAAGCTTTGCAGGATACCGCCCGGGAATATCTCAGCAAGAAGGCAGAAAAAGGCTTTGATGTACTATTCAATGAAAACGAGCAGGCTTGGAAAAGTGTATGGGCTAAAACGAACATTGAGATCAAGAGCAGCGACTCCTTTGATCAGTTGGCTATCCGGTTTGCACAGTATCATTTGCTTCTGATGACACCTGCCCATGACAGTCGTTTCTCTGTAGGAGCCAAGGGACTGACAGGAGAGGGATACAAGGGACATGTATTCTGGGACACAGAAATTTTTATTCTGCCATACTTTTTGTATATGAACCCGCAAACAGCCCGCAAGCTGGTGGAATATCGTTACCACACCTTGAACGGTGCGAGAACAAAAGCGCGTGACAATGGTTATCGCGGCGCGATGTACCCTTGGGAATCCGCAGCAACCGGCGAGGAAGAGACGCCAGAGTGGGGCCCTGTAGATATCGTTACCGGAAAGCCAACCTTTATTTGGACAGGCAAAATCGAACAGCATATTACAGCGGACGTGGCATATGGCGTGTGGCATTATTATCAGGCTACCGGTGATCAGGAATATATGGACCGGTACGGATATGAGATTATATTCGAAACAGCGACCTTCTGGGCAAGCCGGCTAGAGTGGAGCGATAAGGAACAGAAGTATCATATCTGTGATGTGATTGGTCCGGACGAATATAAGGAACATGTCTCTAACAATGCATTCACCAACTATATGGCCTACTGGAATATGACAAAAGCAATTGAATGCTCCCGCAAGCTTATGCAAGCGCAAAGCGATGTTTATTTGACTTTGGAAAGTAAGTTGGCTCTAACCGAGCGATTGAAGGAATGGGAGGATAAATCCAAGCAGATCTATCTGCCGCAGCCGGATATGCATTCGTTCATCATTCCGCAGGACGATACTTATTTGAACAAGCAAATTATTGATCTGAAGAAGTACCGTGATCAGGAGCAGGTGGCTTCCATTCTTGCCGACTACAGCATGACCCAGATCAGTGAAATACAGGTTTCGAAGCAGGCGGACATTCTCGTTTTGTTTTACTTACTGGAGGACTGGTTCTCTAAAGAGACTAAAGCGGCGAATTGGCATTATTATGAGCCGAAAACGTTGCATGACTCTTCGCTCAGCTTATCCACGCACAGTATGCTGGCTAGCGATGTCAATGAACTGGAATTGGCTTACGATATGTTTGCCAAGGCAGCCCGCATTGATTTAGGTACGAACATGCATAGCTGCGATGAAGGTATTCATTCTGCTTCGATTGGCGGCATTTGGAAGACAGCGATCATGGGTTTTGGCGGGGTTCGTTCCTGGGAGGGCTCTCTTCGCCTGAACTCAAAACTTCCACAGGCCTGGGAGCGCTTGTCTTTCCCACTTGCCTGGCAGGGTGAGCGTCTGCAGGTGACGGTTACCCGTAGCAAGCTGGAAGTGGAGCGCCTAACTTCAGGATTTGGTGAGCTTACCTTGCTCATTCATGGCCGGGAATACGTGTTGAAGGATCGTATCGTTACAGACATGAAGGAGGCTGAGCGAAGTGAATAA
- a CDS encoding NfeD family protein translates to MVVFWLIAAGVLFVVEMMTLTFYLLWLSIGALAGGVVSLFVPDSILLQVVVGSLVALGLTLFSKPLVSKFRSSRGFKDTGTEIVGRQGVVIEPIEQGRYGQVKVGGDTWSASSDESLGKDEVVRVVKRGTTIIEVERWGDMN, encoded by the coding sequence ATGGTTGTGTTTTGGTTGATCGCAGCCGGTGTCCTGTTTGTTGTAGAGATGATGACGCTTACTTTTTATCTGCTATGGCTTAGTATTGGTGCGCTGGCTGGAGGCGTGGTGTCGTTATTCGTTCCCGATTCTATTTTGCTTCAGGTGGTGGTCGGCTCACTGGTCGCGCTTGGTTTGACCTTATTCTCGAAACCACTGGTTTCTAAATTTCGTAGTTCTCGTGGATTCAAGGATACAGGTACGGAAATCGTCGGCAGGCAAGGTGTCGTTATTGAGCCGATTGAGCAGGGGCGCTACGGGCAAGTGAAGGTAGGCGGAGATACGTGGAGCGCGAGCTCTGACGAGTCACTGGGTAAGGATGAAGTGGTAAGAGTAGTGAAGAGAGGCACGACGATTATTGAGGTAGAACGATGGGGGGACATGAACTAA
- a CDS encoding carbohydrate ABC transporter permease, whose translation MMHSRRTQILRYFLLFAFSIFFIVPFGYAIYTSLLSKADIGHLVLPSQWTFENYRDIFETSDILIWYKNSIIVTFGILIGNLFVNTTAAYSLARINYRGRGVVFFLVIGMMMVPYQVMIIPIFSMIVDLKWLNSYQGLIIPFLFQGFLVFLMRQFFLTVPKELEEAAEVDGLSKIGIFYRIMLPLSKGAIGTQIIFSFTGTWNSFVWPVTLVNDSRWYVMTVGLNTLKNRYFEWPNLTMTGVVLLTLPIIIVFLMFQRHMVQGIATTGLKG comes from the coding sequence ATGATGCATAGCCGGAGAACTCAAATATTACGCTATTTTCTACTGTTCGCATTTTCTATTTTCTTCATCGTACCGTTTGGTTACGCCATCTATACTTCGCTTTTGTCTAAAGCAGACATCGGCCATCTTGTGCTGCCAAGCCAGTGGACATTTGAAAATTACAGGGACATTTTCGAAACGTCCGATATTTTGATTTGGTATAAGAACTCGATCATTGTAACGTTCGGAATTTTGATTGGTAACTTATTTGTCAACACGACGGCTGCCTATTCCTTGGCTCGTATTAATTATCGGGGCAGAGGCGTAGTGTTTTTCCTGGTGATCGGGATGATGATGGTGCCTTACCAAGTGATGATTATTCCGATTTTCTCCATGATCGTTGATTTGAAATGGCTTAACAGCTATCAGGGTCTCATTATTCCATTTCTATTTCAGGGCTTCCTTGTCTTTCTGATGCGTCAATTCTTTTTGACCGTGCCGAAGGAGCTTGAGGAAGCGGCAGAGGTTGACGGATTGAGCAAGATCGGGATTTTCTACCGAATCATGCTTCCGCTATCTAAAGGTGCAATTGGTACACAGATTATATTCAGTTTTACTGGCACGTGGAACTCTTTCGTATGGCCGGTGACCTTGGTGAATGACAGTCGTTGGTATGTAATGACTGTTGGTCTAAACACACTTAAGAATCGTTATTTTGAATGGCCAAACCTCACGATGACTGGTGTTGTACTCTTGACCCTGCCAATCATTATCGTCTTTTTGATGTTCCAGCGCCATATGGTGCAAGGCATTGCGACTACAGGACTGAAAGGTTAA
- the pgmB gene encoding beta-phosphoglucomutase yields MSEVNKEHQEIQAFIFDLDGVITDTAKYHYEAWKQLADELGIPFDLEFNEQLKGIDRMASLEKILSQLPDGGATFTLEQKKEWADRKNNNYKQLIQTVDKSEILPGILDLFHDLEYAGIPIGLASASRNAGTLLRQLKVDSYFHVIAAPESVAHGKPAPDIFLKAAEELGVDPRYCVGVEDAEAGVQAIKSAGMFAVGVGDAKILSKADYIVSETSKLSLSEIQQHMAGR; encoded by the coding sequence CTGAGCGAAGTGAATAAAGAACATCAGGAGATTCAAGCCTTTATTTTTGATCTAGACGGAGTAATAACCGATACGGCGAAATATCATTATGAAGCGTGGAAACAGCTGGCAGATGAGCTGGGTATTCCCTTTGACCTGGAATTTAATGAGCAGCTCAAGGGGATCGACCGCATGGCTTCCTTGGAAAAAATACTGAGTCAACTACCGGATGGCGGTGCAACCTTCACTTTGGAACAAAAAAAGGAATGGGCTGATCGGAAGAACAACAATTATAAGCAATTGATTCAGACTGTGGATAAATCTGAAATATTGCCAGGCATCCTGGATTTGTTCCATGATCTCGAGTATGCCGGAATACCGATCGGGTTGGCTTCGGCCAGCCGTAATGCCGGCACACTGCTACGGCAGTTGAAGGTAGATTCATATTTTCATGTGATTGCGGCTCCGGAGAGTGTGGCTCATGGAAAACCGGCTCCGGATATTTTTCTGAAGGCAGCGGAGGAGCTGGGGGTTGACCCCCGTTATTGTGTTGGAGTAGAGGATGCAGAGGCTGGAGTTCAGGCGATAAAAAGTGCGGGGATGTTTGCTGTAGGGGTTGGTGATGCTAAGATTCTGTCAAAAGCGGACTATATTGTCTCGGAAACATCGAAGTTATCTCTGTCCGAGATTCAGCAGCATATGGCCGGACGCTAA
- a CDS encoding SPFH domain-containing protein, whose translation MEWAIITIILVVVVVFVALTVKIVPQQRVGVVERLGKFNRLLTPGLNILIPVIDQVRTYHDLRIQQANVPPQTVITKDNVQVQIDTIIFYQVVGPEEATYGISDYVYGVRNISTATMRQIIGKLELDETLSGREKISTDIRLALDEATEKWGVRIERVEVIDIKPPLDIQEAMDKQMKAERSKRAIVLEAEAAKQDMILRAEGDKQSKILKAEGDKEARIRQAEGSRQAQELEAHGEAKAIQAVAEAEKSRIELIRSAGLDEQVLAYRSFEALAEIAKGPANKVFLPTSAVETLGSLGAIAEVFKASKDSK comes from the coding sequence ATGGAATGGGCAATAATTACAATTATTCTGGTGGTAGTCGTAGTGTTTGTGGCATTAACGGTCAAAATCGTACCACAGCAGCGGGTAGGTGTAGTGGAACGTCTGGGTAAATTCAATCGGCTACTGACACCGGGGCTGAACATTCTGATTCCTGTAATTGATCAGGTGCGTACGTACCATGACCTGCGGATTCAACAAGCGAACGTACCTCCGCAAACGGTAATCACAAAGGATAACGTGCAGGTGCAGATCGACACGATTATTTTCTATCAGGTCGTCGGACCAGAGGAAGCAACTTATGGAATTTCCGATTATGTATATGGGGTAAGAAACATCTCGACGGCAACGATGCGGCAAATTATCGGTAAGCTTGAATTGGATGAAACACTGTCAGGGCGTGAGAAAATCTCGACTGATATTCGTTTGGCGCTTGATGAGGCTACTGAGAAGTGGGGCGTACGGATCGAGCGTGTGGAAGTTATCGATATTAAGCCACCGCTGGATATTCAAGAAGCGATGGATAAGCAAATGAAAGCAGAGCGGAGCAAACGGGCGATTGTTTTGGAAGCGGAAGCTGCCAAGCAGGATATGATCCTGCGTGCTGAAGGGGATAAGCAGAGCAAGATTCTGAAAGCGGAAGGCGACAAGGAAGCACGAATCCGTCAAGCAGAGGGTTCACGGCAAGCTCAGGAGCTGGAAGCTCATGGTGAAGCGAAGGCGATTCAAGCGGTGGCTGAAGCGGAAAAATCACGCATTGAGCTGATTCGCTCAGCAGGTCTGGATGAGCAGGTACTCGCTTATCGCTCCTTCGAGGCTCTGGCAGAAATCGCCAAAGGTCCTGCGAATAAAGTGTTCTTGCCAACAAGTGCTGTTGAAACGCTGGGAAGTCTTGGCGCGATTGCTGAAGTATTCAAAGCGAGTAAGGACAGTAAATAG
- a CDS encoding cupin domain-containing protein has translation MTQKEISPLVELLGLQPHVEGGWYKRLWNSEFEISQEVLGDSYSGSRHSASSIYFLLHEGEQSDWHTVLSDEVWLWHSGSPIVLSLGGSGDKPEDVQEVILGLDIAAGQQPQVVVPAGVWQAARTLGKEPTLVSCIVSPEFHFDDFKLIEK, from the coding sequence GTGACACAAAAAGAAATCTCACCGCTAGTTGAACTGCTCGGACTACAGCCTCACGTTGAGGGCGGTTGGTACAAAAGACTTTGGAACTCCGAATTTGAAATATCGCAAGAAGTGCTCGGCGATAGCTACTCCGGATCGCGTCATTCGGCCTCTTCAATTTATTTTCTGCTTCACGAGGGCGAACAATCTGACTGGCATACTGTACTGTCCGATGAAGTCTGGTTGTGGCATTCCGGTAGTCCTATAGTGCTTAGTCTCGGAGGTAGTGGAGATAAGCCTGAGGATGTGCAGGAAGTTATTCTGGGTCTCGATATTGCTGCAGGTCAACAGCCTCAGGTTGTCGTTCCAGCAGGCGTATGGCAGGCAGCTCGCACGTTAGGCAAAGAGCCGACGCTAGTATCCTGTATTGTTTCTCCAGAATTCCATTTCGATGATTTTAAACTGATTGAGAAATAA